In Cytophagales bacterium, the following are encoded in one genomic region:
- a CDS encoding alpha/beta fold hydrolase — MSVKVNSSFLINCSDGVQLSAALFEPDNKAKAAVMIAPATGIKKTFYMGLATYLAEQGYGVICFENRGIGKSHQGNINTVNASLINWGKLDMTAVLEELKTQFPDASYHLIGHSAGGQLLGLMENALEIKSMFNYACSSGYIGNIPYPFKVQGSFFLKVFMPVSSLIFGQANNQWMGMGEPLPKNVALQWSKWCVRPGYVANDFGKAIESHFYDELTLPSKWVHATDDAIANLNNVKDMIRIYTKTKADILTLNPKESGFSSLGHMQFFSSKKKELWKLAVEWFEEHR; from the coding sequence ATGTCCGTTAAAGTCAACTCTTCATTCCTGATCAATTGTTCCGATGGTGTGCAGCTATCGGCCGCCTTGTTCGAACCGGATAATAAAGCCAAAGCCGCAGTAATGATTGCACCAGCTACGGGTATCAAGAAAACCTTCTACATGGGATTAGCTACCTATCTGGCGGAACAAGGTTATGGTGTGATTTGCTTTGAAAACCGTGGGATTGGCAAATCCCATCAGGGTAATATCAATACTGTTAATGCTTCTCTGATCAACTGGGGTAAACTTGACATGACTGCTGTTTTGGAAGAGCTGAAGACCCAATTCCCTGATGCATCCTATCACTTAATCGGTCACAGTGCTGGTGGGCAGCTACTTGGCCTGATGGAGAATGCCTTGGAAATCAAATCTATGTTCAATTACGCATGTTCGTCGGGGTACATTGGAAATATCCCTTATCCTTTTAAAGTCCAGGGTTCCTTTTTCCTTAAGGTATTTATGCCTGTAAGTTCTCTGATTTTCGGTCAGGCAAATAATCAATGGATGGGCATGGGTGAGCCACTTCCAAAGAATGTAGCCTTGCAGTGGTCAAAATGGTGCGTAAGGCCGGGCTATGTGGCCAATGATTTTGGGAAAGCCATAGAATCACATTTTTATGATGAACTCACTCTACCATCCAAATGGGTCCATGCAACTGATGACGCCATTGCCAATTTGAATAATGTGAAGGACATGATCCGTATTTATACTAAAACTAAAGCTGATATCCTTACTTTAAATCCAAAGGAATCAGGGTTTTCCAGCTTAGGTCACATGCAGTTCTTTAGCTCTAAGAAAAAGGAATTATGGAAGCTGGCTGTGGAGTGGTTTGAGGAGCATCGATAA
- a CDS encoding amidase family protein has protein sequence MMNRILIGLLFASVIACTPKPKNIITPWSPYDETEELAANEDHEISRMQYKLIQSKYLDKNDIWADVQEQILYFTEEQYQALSPLIFEQDILDIQESIEAGQLTYEQLTQWFLYRIVKYENDSNMTLHTIISINPNAVAEARQKDKERAEGNHPIFGMPILLKDNIGTDGMPTTAGAHVLQENSSSDAFIVERIKAKGGIILGKVNLSEWAYYFCAGCPVGYSAIGGQTLNPYGRMEFETGGSSAGSGTSMAASYAVAAVGTETSGSILSPSSANSIVGLKPTIGLLSRDGIVPISSTLDTPGPMTRSVFDNAILLSAMTGEDDADETTAAAPEQKPYWQDLPMATLEGVRLGVNSQFLQDSLYQIAVEQVQAMGAEVVEFDPVQVNFQGFRTFLNADMKVDLPKYLADHASDNITIKTVADVVKHNLQDSLQRSPYGQALLDGIVEESISEAGFDSLKARFLSEATRFFETPMQEHNLDAILSINNFNAGHAAMAKYPCLTIPMGYLESGQPRNLTFIGRPWSEDQLLQLGYAYEQQTLYRKYPANYP, from the coding sequence ATGATGAATCGAATTTTGATTGGCTTGTTGTTTGCTTCGGTGATTGCCTGTACGCCAAAACCTAAAAATATCATTACGCCCTGGTCACCGTATGACGAGACGGAAGAATTGGCGGCCAATGAAGATCATGAAATTTCCAGAATGCAGTATAAACTCATTCAGAGTAAATACCTGGACAAAAACGATATCTGGGCGGATGTTCAGGAACAGATTTTATACTTCACGGAAGAGCAATATCAGGCATTAAGTCCCTTGATCTTTGAGCAGGATATTCTGGACATTCAGGAATCCATAGAAGCAGGACAATTGACCTATGAGCAGTTGACGCAGTGGTTCCTTTACCGAATCGTCAAATATGAGAATGATTCCAATATGACTTTGCATACGATCATTTCGATCAATCCTAATGCGGTCGCAGAAGCCCGACAAAAGGACAAGGAACGAGCAGAAGGTAATCACCCGATATTCGGGATGCCAATTCTGCTGAAAGACAATATTGGAACGGATGGGATGCCTACCACGGCAGGTGCCCATGTCCTGCAGGAGAATAGTTCCTCAGATGCCTTTATTGTGGAACGCATCAAAGCAAAAGGCGGGATCATTTTAGGAAAAGTTAACCTGAGTGAATGGGCTTATTATTTCTGTGCAGGCTGTCCTGTTGGATACAGTGCCATCGGTGGCCAAACGCTGAACCCTTACGGTAGAATGGAATTTGAAACCGGTGGTTCAAGTGCTGGAAGCGGAACCAGTATGGCAGCCAGCTATGCTGTCGCAGCGGTTGGTACAGAAACTTCAGGATCTATTTTGTCTCCTTCAAGTGCCAACTCAATCGTGGGTTTGAAACCGACCATCGGACTTTTGAGTAGGGACGGAATTGTACCCATTTCAAGCACGTTAGATACACCAGGCCCCATGACCCGTTCTGTTTTTGACAATGCCATTTTACTTTCCGCAATGACCGGAGAAGATGATGCAGATGAAACCACGGCAGCCGCTCCTGAGCAAAAGCCGTATTGGCAAGACTTGCCTATGGCTACCTTAGAAGGGGTGCGATTGGGCGTCAATAGCCAGTTTTTGCAAGACTCATTGTATCAGATTGCAGTAGAACAAGTACAGGCCATGGGAGCAGAGGTCGTGGAGTTTGATCCCGTCCAAGTCAATTTTCAAGGTTTCCGTACGTTCCTTAATGCGGATATGAAAGTGGACCTTCCTAAATACCTGGCTGATCATGCATCGGACAACATTACGATCAAAACTGTGGCTGATGTAGTAAAGCACAATTTGCAGGATTCACTTCAAAGAAGCCCATACGGTCAGGCTTTGTTAGACGGTATTGTAGAGGAAAGTATTTCAGAAGCAGGGTTTGACAGCCTGAAAGCCCGCTTTTTGTCAGAAGCGACCCGATTCTTTGAGACCCCCATGCAGGAACATAACCTGGATGCAATCTTGTCAATCAATAATTTCAATGCAGGGCATGCGGCAATGGCCAAATATCCTTGTTTAACCATTCCCATGGGTTATTTGGAATCCGGACAACCTAGGAACCTAACCTTTATCGGGCGTCCATGGTCAGAGGATCAATTGTTGCAATTGGGGTATGCTTACGAACAACAGACGCTTTACCGTAAGTATCCTGCGAATTATCCCTGA
- a CDS encoding carboxypeptidase-like regulatory domain-containing protein has product MKRLPITFACLCVLTQVMAQQSMITGHLLDSTSQEPLQFAHVQNVDQALGTLTDRLGRFRIPAQVKDTVVFSIVGYQTLAWIITEKHLSDTALTFKLPADTVLLKEVTISELPTEEEFKRRILATKVEDTSFWYHGVPEPVFTGDKTLEKKYINNPLVILAHPISSLGYHFSKKEKERRKMHEINKRAFKRNRVDMKFTRSWVGGVTSLKGDVLTDFISFCNYDVAYLDETPLYMIQEDLLVKLDEFQQIAKE; this is encoded by the coding sequence GTGAAAAGACTCCCAATCACATTTGCTTGTTTATGTGTGCTGACCCAGGTGATGGCGCAACAGTCCATGATTACAGGACATTTGCTGGACTCTACCAGTCAGGAGCCGCTGCAATTTGCGCATGTTCAGAATGTCGATCAGGCACTAGGTACGCTGACGGATCGCCTTGGTCGATTTCGAATTCCAGCACAGGTAAAGGATACAGTGGTTTTTTCGATCGTAGGGTATCAAACCCTGGCATGGATCATTACAGAAAAGCATTTGTCAGATACTGCATTGACGTTCAAACTTCCCGCTGATACCGTGTTACTGAAGGAAGTGACTATATCCGAATTACCCACTGAAGAAGAATTCAAAAGGCGCATACTTGCCACGAAGGTTGAGGATACTTCATTTTGGTACCATGGGGTGCCCGAACCTGTCTTCACAGGAGATAAAACATTGGAAAAGAAGTATATTAATAATCCGTTAGTCATTCTGGCGCACCCTATCTCTAGCTTGGGCTATCATTTCAGTAAGAAGGAAAAGGAACGTCGGAAAATGCATGAAATCAATAAGAGAGCATTCAAGAGAAACCGTGTAGATATGAAATTTACACGTTCATGGGTAGGAGGGGTCACTAGCTTGAAAGGAGATGTCCTGACTGATTTCATCAGTTTCTGTAATTATGACGTAGCATACCTGGATGAAACGCCGCTTTACATGATCCAGGAAGATCTGTTGGTGAAACTGGACGAGTTCCAACAGATTGCTAAGGAATAA